The Puniceicoccaceae bacterium genome window below encodes:
- a CDS encoding PHB depolymerase family esterase, with the protein MRIVGCALTVLALSICADAAPETRLPWEQAQFFHDGVVRQYRYWVPDASESACAVLILLHDADENLQTVFDRSSAANRRWQQLAQSEGFILLVPNGTDLRTGKGRGQRLHWNDCRPNNERRHRSSVSDDVAFLREVIERVAREHHVDASRIYATGAGEGGLMAMRLAFEAPDIVAAVSSIHATLPFNTDCERSRVPVPMLLINSTQDSRFRWNGGNLGERHGLMMAVPRMRKLLIAYNWAREDEARHETRPDHDPADGCTVERMWVPGSERGADVCFYTIEGGGHALPSRVHGLSERDVARIGPQCRDIEMVDESWQFLRNYTLAADE; encoded by the coding sequence ATGCGGATTGTGGGGTGTGCACTGACAGTGTTGGCACTAAGTATCTGTGCCGACGCAGCTCCGGAAACCCGGTTGCCGTGGGAACAGGCGCAGTTTTTCCACGATGGTGTGGTACGCCAATATCGCTACTGGGTGCCTGATGCGTCAGAATCGGCCTGTGCGGTGCTCATCCTCCTTCACGATGCGGATGAAAACCTGCAGACCGTGTTTGACCGCTCCTCCGCTGCCAACCGCCGCTGGCAGCAATTGGCGCAGTCCGAAGGATTCATTCTGTTGGTTCCCAATGGAACAGACCTTCGCACGGGCAAAGGTCGCGGGCAGCGGCTGCACTGGAACGATTGTCGCCCCAACAACGAACGACGGCACCGCTCGTCGGTGAGTGATGACGTCGCGTTCCTTCGCGAGGTGATTGAACGTGTGGCCAGAGAGCACCATGTGGATGCTTCCCGAATCTATGCGACGGGTGCGGGCGAGGGTGGCTTGATGGCGATGCGACTCGCCTTTGAAGCCCCGGATATCGTTGCTGCAGTTTCCAGCATTCATGCAACATTGCCATTCAATACGGATTGTGAGCGTTCACGCGTACCGGTTCCGATGCTCCTGATCAACAGTACGCAGGATTCCCGGTTTCGCTGGAATGGTGGCAACCTGGGAGAGAGGCATGGGTTGATGATGGCGGTTCCGCGCATGCGCAAGCTATTGATTGCCTACAACTGGGCGAGAGAGGATGAGGCCCGACATGAAACACGGCCCGACCATGATCCTGCGGACGGTTGCACTGTTGAGCGGATGTGGGTCCCTGGGTCCGAGCGGGGTGCGGATGTTTGTTTCTACACGATTGAGGGAGGAGGGCACGCTCTGCCGTCTCGTGTGCATGGATTATCCGAACGCGATGTCGCGCGCATTGGACCGCAGTGTCGTGATATCGAAATGGTGGATGAGTCGTGGCAGTTTTTGCGGAACTACACGTTGGCCGCTGATGAATAA